The genome window ccaataaaaaactaaaactaaacaaaaaaagaaaaaaaaacaggaaatgaagtgttggtgaggatgtggagaaactggaacccttgtgcattgctgatgggaatgtcaAACGGTGCACCCACTTTTGGAAAATAACatggcagttttttaaaaaaatgatccagcaattctacttgtGGGTAATATTGCTGGGTATTAAAGCAGGGTCttgaagagttttttttaattttttttttcaaaagtccctattggactctttttttttttttttttaagagagagagagaattttttaacatttatttttttagtttttggcggacacaacatctttgtatgtggtgctgaggatcgaacccgggccgcacgcatgccaggcgagcgcgctaccgcttgagccacaggAGTTATTTTTTATGCTTGTATTTGTAGCAGCATGATTCACTAAGGCCAAAAGATGGAAATAACCCagatgttcatcaacagatgaatggatcaataaaatgtggtattttcacacatggaatattattcagccttaaaaaggaaggaaattctgacacatggcACAACAGGAAGGAGGCTTgagaatattataataaatgcaATAACTAGTCCCAAGAGGACAAATGTTGAATGAGTCCACCTCGCTGAGGTTGCTAAGgcagtcaaattcatagagacaccagcagctcaggagactgaggcaggaggctcacgagttcaaatccagcctcagcaacttagcaagaccctgtctctaaagaaaatagaaaaaaatggggggctggggatgtggctcagtagttaagtgtccctgggttcaatccctggtacagagagagagagagagagagagagagagagagagagattcatagAGACCAAGTAGAACTGTAGTTGGAAGTGAGGAAGAATAGGGAGTTGGTAGATTTAATGAGTACAGAgattcagttttgcaagataaagAGTCCCGGAGGTGGATGGTGGCGATGGGGTACCTCTATACCACAGAACTGTGCAccaaaaaatggttaagatggtagaTTTTACATTACATGTGCTTTCCCACAATTTagaatttaaacttttaatttaattttaaaaacgaAACAACACAGCGAATGGTCACTTGTTGACTATCATAGTGGCAAAGATGAGCACAATTTTGTGTGATGGAGACAGTTTAAGGCAAAGGAACCCGAGATCCTGTGACTGGCACATCTCTTCTGGAAGGGAGTTGATCTAAAATCTGTGTCAATGTCCAGAGCGACCAAACAGGGTGCCTGCTCTCTGGCTCTGAGCAGACTCCTGAGCTTCAGAGGCGACCCCGAGGCACACTGCCAACAGGTgggcgtgggggtggggggcccTGCTGGCCAGAGCTGCTCCACTGCACTAGACTGAAATCCAAGGTGGGCTCGCCCGGTGCTACTGAGGCAGCCAGAGGAGAAGCAAAGCAGGGGCCTGAACGTAGGTTCCCAGGTAGGAAAATCAGCACATTCCTGGCTGATGACTTCCGTTTTCCCAGCTGGGTGAGAGGCCAACACTTGAGAGCAGGGTCTGGGGTGTTTTGAGGAGAAAGGAGACTATGTGTTGTTGGGAGAGATGGTGTCAGCCTCTTGAGAAACCCAGCCGGACAGTTTGGAGGCTCTGGGGCTGGTGGTCATGCGCTTACTGTGGCACACTCCTGCCCCCTAGGGGTGGCTCCAGGTCTTGGCTGCTTGGGCCCAGAAACAGTAGGCAGATGTTTGTGTTCAGCCAGGGACCTGATCCTGAAAATGATCTGCTTATGTTAGCACCGGAGGACAGAGGAAGCTGAAACTTCAAAGTAGTGCAGGTGGCACGGGCTTCCTCATGACCATGGTGTGAGGAGGTGACTGGCACAGTTCCCATGAAACACACTTCATGCCCATCTTCCTTCCCCTGCCCACCCTTCCCTCCCCAGACCCCACCGAAGCTGAGATCCCTGGGTGGAAATGGAGCCGCCCCTAGCGGGCACCTGTTCTGTGGTGATGGGAAAGTGTCAGGGTCTCACCTGATCCCCAAAGTCCAATCCTCCACCACCTCCTTGCCCATTGCAGAGCTTGGCGTGGGCATCACCTGCTTCGGCATCTTCTTCATCCTCTTTGGAATACTCCTGTACTTTGATTCGGTGCTCCTGGCTTTTGGAAACGTGAGTCCCCCGGTCCTCTgtacctctccttccccaacCCCCTGAGGTCTCTGTCATCAGGAGGGTGAACCCTAAGTTCGTTCATGTCACGCCCCATACAGGGTTCAGATATCATCCAACTGGGACAGATGAGGGTCCCTGGGGATGGATAGCAGGGCTGGCCAGGCCCAGAGAAACTGAGGACCTGAATTCTTATGCCAAGCTCTGGGTGAGGTCTTAGGGGTTCTACAATGAACCCCAGCATCTAGGAATAGGGATTATAATGTGTACCTTCGTGGCTGGGGAGGACAGCCATGGCAGAGGAGAAGCCACACGAAGATGAACATATTTACTGTGAAACAAGAGGCTtgcagaaagaggaagaggaagggacttGGGAGAGGAAATGCGTGTGGGGGTGGATGAACAGCAAGAGAAAAGGTGGtgaaaggggagggaaggcaCAGAATATACTAGAAGAAAGCCAGAGGGTTAAACCTGATGGGCCCTCAGCACCCACAAGGGACATTTAGACAGTGTCTGGACCTGGCATATATTTTGTAGACACTGGACTCCAGAAGGTTCCAGGTGACTTTGGGTAGGACTCCCTAAACTATTTAGGACTGAGTCTTCAAAGCTCTGTAAAGAGGATCCCACTAAGCATCCCATCTTCCCTGGGAGGCACAATGAGAAGTGAAGTCACATATGAGGAGGTATTTGGCACCCAAGGACGTGGCTGGGAACTGGAGATCTCCAGGGTCCTCCTTGTCCATCCCCTGCTTCTCTGGGCAGGTCTATTCCTAACTGGCTGGAGTACTCCAGGGTCTGGGATTCTGCCACACCGCTGCCACATGGTCCCGCCCTGCCTGAGTGGCTCCACGTCCCAGCCCCCGAATCCTCCTGGGCCACGTGCTTGTCCTCAggctcctccctcttcctgcccCACAGCTGCTGTTCCTGAGTGGCCTCTCCTTCATCATCGGGCTGAGGAGGAcgttttccttcttcttccagcGGCACAAGCTCAAGGGGACCAGCTTCTTCCTGGGGGGTGTGGTCATTGTGCTCCTGCGCTGGCCCCTGCTGGGCATGTTCCTGGAATCCTATGGCTTCTTTAGCCTCTTCAAGTGAGTGCAGATCCTCATCACCCTCCGCAAGCTGAGGCCCAATGCACAGTGGCTGTCAGAAGTCAAATCTCTAATCTCCTCCCCCAGCCAGACTCACTGCCCTGGGAAGGGTCACACGTAGTAAATTGTAAATCCCAGATCAGGCCTGGGACACCAAGGGTAAAGGTGGCACTGTGCAGGGGGATGTAGAGGCCCAAGGCAGTGGCAATGGGAGCACGGCCTCCAGTGACTCAGTGCCCAGGTGCCAGCAAACCTGGAGCAGGTGCCCCACACCCGAtccagggaggagggaaaggcatCAGGCCAGAGTAATAATAAGGAGAGTAATAACATAAATAGCACTTTGTACACAGTTCTAACCCCATGTGACAGATGGAAACAGGTTCAGAGAGGCGAAGGAGTTGCCCAAGTGTAGGCAGAAGGGCCAAGATCTGAACACGAGGAGTCTAGCCCCAGGGACCTCGTTCTTAACACTTTGCTCTCTCAAAAAAGGGGGTGCTGAATGAACCAAGCCTGCCCCCAGGGCCCAGGGGCCTGCTCTCCTGGGAGCCAGAGCTAGAGCCTTCCTAGTGGGTGGACCTCAGCCTCACTACCTCCCTGCCCCCCTCCTGGGCCATTActgaccgccccccccccccacttctaGGGGCTTTTTCCCCATGGCGTTTGGCTTTCTGGGAACCACCTTCGACATCCCCTTCCTGAGTGCGGTAAGTGGATTGCCCCTGGGGCTTGGCACACCAAGCTGGTGGAGTTGGTCAAATCATGGCCCCAGGTGCAGCGGATTCGCCCCCATCAGACCCCACCCCGGGTTCTCCAGTCCCCAGTCCTTGTCCCCTCCCTCCCGCTCCCTCTCCATTTGACAAAAGTGAAGGAGGCGACAGCTATCAGCCACTCCCCACTTAAGCAGAAGAAATACAGACTCAGACAGTCTAGCTTAGCCTGGCACTTCTGCGGAGCTGATTAGGTCAGGGCCCAGACATGGAGAAGCTGTGTCACAGCCACTGAGAGCAGGTGGCGGATCCCGTCCcggtccccagcccctgcaccacCGCCCCTATCTCTCATGAACCCCTGAGAGGTCCAGGGAAGCCCCACGGCCAGCACCCTGGACGCATCCCCCGCAGCCCTTCCCCTGCTCTGTGCGTGACACTGCTCCCGGCCCCCAAGGCCAGCTCTGTAATAGGCTGCATATGGAGTCTGCTGCCCACTCTTTGTCTGGAGTAATGATTCTTGGCTCCCACAGCTGTTCCGGAGGCTTCAAGGGACCAGCTCAATGGTCTGAACCACAGAGATGAGCTCTTTGCAATTGGATCGCTCATTGAGGGGGCTGGAAGGGAGATGGGGGCTGCCTCTCAGGCCCCCACCCAGCACTGACTCACTCCCTGTCATACGGGGCCTCTTCACATCCACAAGGAAGGACGGACTGAGTGACTGACCTCAATCCCCAAGCAGACTCAAGAGGCTGCCAGACTCTTGGGAGCAGAGATCTCGGCCCCATGGAGACTGGACTGGGGCTGGCATCCCAGCCTCACCCTGTATTTAAAAGTGAAGATTAAATCCTCTAGCTCTGAGTGAGTCTGAGATTCAGAGTGCGTGTGTCCAGCCCTGTCAGTCCATCCTGGGTTCTTGGGGGCTGGCAGGGGTCGGGGGTCGGGGCTGAAACCACACACATACCCCATTCCTCGTAGGGCGGATTCGGCTTCAGTGGGTCAGGTCTGCTCTGCTCACTCTAATTTCCATCCTGGTGTTTAATAATCCTAATGAGTCAAATAGCATGTTTATAAGTTCCTGCCAGCAGTAAGCCTCGACAAGCCATGGGTACTAATCCTGGGTGCTGTCAGAAAGTGCTTCTCCACCGTGACCTGACTGTTCTGCACAGCACACCTACCAGGTAAAGCTTGTGCTCGGACAGCTTCCTGTCTGAGGGCAGAGACATGCACACCAGCCCCAGCCTTCAGAGGGCCCAGTCTGACAAAGGAACAGTCCCTGTCCTGGGAGGCCCTTTGTCCAAGGTAAAGAGAGTTCTTGCAGCCTCCGGAAAAAGAAAAGGGTCCCTTGGAAAGTATGAATTTTTATCTATTAAGGGTCCCCGCAGTATGTAAGTGTCATAAGCAATTACAAAAATGTCGCGACGGTGGGTGCCACCGGAGGAGAGGCAGGGTCTCTGTGGGTGTGGTGCAGTCTGGAAGTCCCTTCTCTGCCTCCCCTACCATTTCCCAGGTTCGTCCACCATCTAGGCCACCATTTTATTGGCCTTTCTTATAGCCAGCTGCCGACTTCACTGCCTCCCCTGTCTGACCGTGCTGAGCACTGGGCACAGTAATTGAGGGGAGGAaggtaagaagaaaaagaaccccACTCTCCAGGTGCAGAGAGTAGCCTCTGGCGGGGCCCAAGCTGACCTGGCCTCCTGAGACCTGGCAGCATGTGGGCAGCGGGCAGCTCCTGGGTCAGGCTgcgccctcccctcctcctcctcctgcgcTGCATTCACTTCAGACTGGGTGTGTCTGTGGCTCTCGTGGGAGAGGGAACAAGACAtttcacatgcacacactcacactcctCCAACAGTCCTCTCCTCATTGTTTGGGACGGAATGGGTCCCCAGCTGAGGGGGCCAGGGCAGGAAGAGGTGGAGGACAAAAAGAACTAGTGAGAATTAGAGTCCAACCTTGGAGGGCTTCTGTGGGGGCGGAAGAGGCTGACTCCAGGCCTGAGAGCCCAGGGGGAGGCCGCCAGCAGGGAGCTGAGCTCTCTGAAGAGGGTCTggggagggggtgagggaggCAGAGGTGGGCTGAAGACGTCACCTGGGCTTTATAAAAGGGGACCGACTGAGGAGCTGGTGAGAGGCAGCTAAGGAGCCCAGCTCCCCTCCCGCCGGTGCTCGCCCACCCAGGAAGCCTCCTCTcgtctcctctcctctcctcagaGACCCAGTGGATCTCGCCTGGGCCAGGAAGAGCCAAGGTAGGTGCCCTGTGCGTCACACTAGGGGAGGCTCTGGAGCGGGCAGGGGGTTAGCTCCCAGACGGTAGGACAGGGGCTGGTGTGTGTGTCTCTGCCCTCAGACAGGTAGATGAAAAGATGGGGAACACTGATCTTTCCCGATGGCCAACTTGGCCAGACTACTCTGAAATGCCTGGGTGAATACATTGACTTGTAGTTTGTTCCTGAAGCCAGGACCCTGGGGATCCCAAGAGTTCTTTCTTGCTGCACATGAGATATAATGAAGAAACCATCTGTGGCTGGGATTTGAGGTTGCAGAAGCTTCTAGAGGGAGCTGGGGGAACCCTTTAGGGCTCATGGGCTCAATGGGGCTCCTCAGAGCAGTTCCCCCCCAATACaaactggtatatatatatgtgtgaggTGTTCGTGATATGTGGGTTTGTGTATGTGGTGTGGGacgtgtgtgtatggtgtgtgggGAGCATATGTGATGTGTGTGgtacgtgtgtgtatgtgatgaATAGCATACACATACCGTGGTATGGGGGAGAGTGGAATATACATAGGTGTGCATATGTAGGGTAGTgctgtgtgtatgtttgtgtggtGTGCGTGTCTGTGAGTGTTGGTGTGGGCAGAGTTCCTCCATGGTGCACATGGTAAATGCTGTCCACAATGAATGGGGTTAACTCCAGTGGGAGGGGACAAAGCAGGTCACCACCCTCCAACCACCCAgcctgcccacctgccctccGTCACTCACCATCCTGCTTCTGCACAGTGGCCAGATGTTCCATCTGCAGCGCACATCAGCACACACTCCTGCCTGACTCCAACCCTCCAGAATGAAGCCTTCAGGGTTCTTTCTCCCCAGGAGCTCTTCCTCTTGTCCTCCCGGAGAACCCACAGTGTGCTGCGCACCCAGACCCGCCTATCACTCCGGTGCCCCCAGCACCATCGCCCCGGCAGCGCCCTGCAGGGATTGCCTTCTGCAGACCTCCTTTCTTCCGGTTGACTAGGCACCATCCTTAAAGCCTGTCTGGACCCTCCAAGTTAGGCTTCCCCAGCTCCCGTAGACCCCGGGAACTCACATGCGCCCAGCGTGTCATTCACAGTGTTATTTTGAAATGATCTGCTCAGGAGTCAATTTCCCGTGCTGGACTTGAGATCTTGGGGGCAGGCGGCAACCCTGCGTCAGCCCGTCTGTGCAACTCCAGCACCTAGCACAGCACCAGCTCCTCAGTGGTGCTCAAGGAAGCCTTCCAAGCCAACCAGGACCCTGCATGTCCAAGGTCTGACCCGCTTCTACAGCATTCTCTCTAGTGGGTTAAACCTGCTTCTATTCCACATCCCACCCCAGGCCTTAAGGCAGGCGCAGAAAGCTCCAGTCTGAGTTTCAAGGTGTCACAGAATCAAAGCCTGCAAGGACAAATAACCATCTATGTGGGCAGCTGTGAGCAGTCTGACCAAAtgctcccattttacagactgACTGATGAGGCCTGGTAGGGGGTGACTTGCTCAGGGTTTGTGAAGCAAGGGCAGAGCTGAGGCCAGGTTGGAGTAGTGTTCCCATGGCAGGATTCTTACCCTGCACACCATGCCTGAGTCCTGCATCAGGGAGGAGACAGGAAGTGGCAATTGCAAGGGAGGCATGAGCTGGGTAGACATTAGGAGATGATGATCACAGATGATCCCCTGCCTCCCCCATGGACAGAGGCACTAGTCTTTAGGTCTGTGCACAGTGCCCCCTGCCTCCTCAGAAGTTTGTCTTTAATCCTGTTTATTGAATACTATCAAAGTGCCTGATGACTTTTTCAAAGAGGAACCGGACTTGGGGCTGGAGTAGTGGGGCGGGGGGCAGCAGGCAGAGCAAGatggcaggggagggaagaggggtggaGGAGGGTCAGGATGCACATCTCCCTTCTCAGCAGCCAAAATGATGAGGCCAATTCAATCCATATCCTCTCAGAGCCCACAGAGAATAGACTGTGGAGACAATTGACCTGATAAATCAGAGGAAGGCTTTTCTCATCCCTGAATTATAGGCAATAAGAATTTAATGATGGTCTTTCAGACTGTGAAGGGCTCTGAGAGAGAGCAAGATGACTCCCCCTTCTCTcgcctcttccttccttttttcctagaAATGATAAAGAAGTGGGTTTCTATTAAAGCAGGACGGAACAGGGCCAGGCTCAAGAAGACACATGCTAAGGGGAGAGTGGAACTCAGGCGGGGCTGGATTTGTGCAGAGCCGACATGCTCCAGGTTCCAGAGAGAATGCTTTAAAGACTTTGCCCCACTTCCTTTCCCTGCCAGCTCCCACGCTGcgtctctcccctcccctctccagcATTCCTCTCCAGCAAACCTGACCTTCAGAATCCTAGCCATTCTCCAACCCGAGAAATCCTGCCCCTTCCACCAAACGgaatccttccttcctccctaccCATCCTCCTCCAGGAAGCGCCCCCTCTGCTCCCAGCACTAGCCCAGATTCTGCACCTGACCTAGTCCtgttccctctctctgtctcagcctcagcGCGCTTCCAGGACCTGCCTCTTCTCATCAGGATGAAGGCACTGATTTCTTGGCCACTACTGCTTTTCCTCTGTGCCACCTCCTTCGGGGACCCACTGGCAAAGGTGGCACCTGTGGATGATCCTAGACCCATAGGTATGCATCGTCTGGGGAAAGGCAGGCCATTGAGAAATTAGGTTGgctgtatttttcagttttagccAGTCGACCGATAGGAGTTTAACACTGCATTTGATGGACCTCTAAGATTGCCACGTGTGCATTGCATAGAGAAGAGGGAGAGTTTATCACCGTAACCGGCATCAGGAGCCTCACCTAGGCTCAGGTGCTCATTAGATACCAAGATCCTTCACGGTTTTCTCAAAGTGTTCTCTGCTTACACAGACTACTTCTCTGGGTGGATGTTAGGAAAGAACTTAATATTCAAGCTTCTCTTATCAGTGAATCCAGATCCTTTATAAGGGGATTTGAAAAAAAGAGTCTAAACACAAGACAGACCCTTAATACCTGTCAATCTCGTGAGTTCACCAGGGAACTGATgagttggggaaactgaggcccgaaGAGGGAAGAGACTTCCCCACCTGCAGAAGCACTAGGTGCCAGCACACCCCAAGAGCGTGTCTGCTAAGTGGCGTGAGCTGTCACGGTGCTAGTCCCCAAGGCAGGTACATGAGATTGAACACTTCTTGGTTGTCAGTTTTCTGGGCAAACTTGCCACTTAGCCTCTCCGGTTCCCAGCTATGGAACTTGGGGCAGACTGCACATTTGATATCATAACCCCACCACTGCCTACGGAGAATGGGCTTTGGCTGTTTCTGGCAGAGGGCTTTAGGGGAGGCCACACACATAGTGGCCCGAGCAGTGGTCCTCCTGCTGGCTTAGAGGCTATAACTGAGATCCCCTCTCCCATCTTTGTCTGACCCTCAGCAAGGAGGGAGGGACCTCCTAGACAGATGATTATTAACTCTGGACCATGTCCAGACTCCTCCAAAGTGTGCCAGGGCATTGAGGAGCCAGGCACAAAGccaacccccaccccaacacacactgGCTCGCAGAGGAGGCCTCCTTTCCACTAATCTCTTAGCACAATTGGCTGACTTATTGCCTATTCAGAGCTGGCCGCCCTATTTTACTGCCAAAAGTATAGTGAACTTAATGAGCCTTGCATGTGAAGTGCCCTCCAAATGAGTCTTTTTAACCCTCAGTGTGAAGGGGAGAAATGACTGCTGGGTGAGGGAGGTGAGCCAGTTAAGGTGACCTAGGTCATTTCTGGCCTTCATCGGTCCTGATATAGCTTAATAGAGGGTCACAAATACTTTTATCAGAGATCAGTGTTGGATCACAGGTGTGTGGAGGCACAAT of Marmota flaviventris isolate mMarFla1 chromosome 12, mMarFla1.hap1, whole genome shotgun sequence contains these proteins:
- the Golt1a gene encoding vesicle transport protein GOT1A — translated: MISITEWQKLGVGITCFGIFFILFGILLYFDSVLLAFGNLLFLSGLSFIIGLRRTFSFFFQRHKLKGTSFFLGGVVIVLLRWPLLGMFLESYGFFSLFKGFFPMAFGFLGTTFDIPFLSALFRRLQGTSSMV